In the Marinomonas algicola genome, one interval contains:
- the murI gene encoding glutamate racemase, which yields MHIVVFDSGIGGTSVLEHLQRDLQHAHFSYIMDNLYMPYGRLPLALLHERLVFLLNTAVRHLHPIDLIVVACNTASTQGLDMLRKHTHIPIIGVVPAIKPACLLSKKSIGLLATPATVNSHYTQNLIDQHASGKPVHLYGSTTLVHLAEEKFWRGYVSPEAVRVELKRLNVDRDIDCLVLGCTHFPILKEEIQLSLGESTQLIDSGKAIAKRVRSLISDTTLISDTTLISDTTLISDTTLISDTNRGKQIDKVKTTTSYFSTAKLDSKQGLVVHCLTS from the coding sequence GTGCATATTGTCGTATTTGACTCAGGCATTGGTGGCACGAGTGTGTTAGAGCATTTGCAGCGAGATCTACAGCACGCTCATTTTTCATATATTATGGATAATTTATATATGCCTTATGGTCGTCTGCCTCTGGCATTACTGCATGAGCGACTTGTTTTTTTATTAAATACCGCCGTTAGACATCTGCATCCGATCGACTTAATTGTTGTCGCTTGCAATACAGCCAGTACCCAGGGATTAGACATGTTACGCAAGCATACTCATATCCCTATTATTGGTGTTGTCCCCGCGATAAAGCCAGCTTGTCTGCTTAGCAAAAAAAGTATCGGTTTATTAGCGACGCCAGCAACGGTTAATAGTCATTATACTCAGAACCTTATTGATCAACATGCTTCAGGCAAACCTGTACATTTATATGGTTCAACGACATTAGTCCATCTGGCAGAAGAAAAATTTTGGCGAGGCTATGTTTCCCCAGAAGCGGTTAGGGTGGAGTTGAAGAGACTTAATGTTGATCGGGATATTGATTGCCTCGTCCTTGGCTGTACACATTTCCCCATATTAAAAGAAGAAATTCAATTGTCATTAGGTGAATCTACTCAATTGATTGATTCTGGAAAGGCGATAGCAAAAAGGGTGAGGTCACTTATTTCAGATACTACACTTATTTCAGACACTACACTTATTTCAGACACTACACTTATTTCAGACACTACACTTATTTCAGACACTAATAGGGGAAAGCAAATTGATAAAGTAAAAACCACAACGTCCTACTTCTCAACGGCGAAATTGGACAGTAAACAAGGTTTAGTTGTGCACTGTCTTACGAGCTAA
- a CDS encoding DMT family transporter, which yields MTNHSQSRGEFVLVLVTVLAAFGWVFSKEAIASFPPLLFMGIRFFIAGIILVLLGKRFFRGLDKESVKKAVLVGAVGSASMGFWISGLDHSDHLGVGAFIMSLGAILTPIMAKFIFGAKPTRSIWVASCIAMLGLGCLSLSNGLDFELSHLFFLASALSSAFQMNLMSRFTLNIHVLVLSSFQLMVTGAVLLCISFSFETMPETVSLEVIKWLLLSILIATSLRFFLQTYGLSLTPVSHAAILLNLEPVWTAILATFWFSEVMKMNQVLGCSLIFLAMLVSRWRQLIVFIKK from the coding sequence TTGACTAATCATTCGCAATCACGAGGTGAGTTTGTGCTGGTTTTAGTAACCGTTCTTGCCGCATTTGGTTGGGTATTTTCGAAAGAAGCCATTGCGAGTTTTCCACCTTTACTTTTTATGGGAATCCGTTTTTTTATTGCCGGTATTATTCTTGTGTTACTCGGAAAACGTTTTTTTCGAGGACTTGATAAAGAGAGTGTTAAAAAAGCTGTTTTAGTTGGGGCCGTAGGAAGTGCAAGCATGGGGTTCTGGATTTCAGGTCTGGATCACAGTGATCATTTAGGTGTTGGTGCTTTTATTATGAGCCTTGGCGCAATATTAACGCCGATTATGGCAAAGTTTATATTTGGAGCTAAACCTACGAGAAGCATATGGGTCGCCTCTTGTATTGCTATGCTTGGACTTGGGTGTTTATCTTTAAGTAATGGCTTGGATTTTGAACTGTCCCATTTATTCTTTTTGGCAAGTGCATTAAGCTCAGCCTTTCAAATGAATCTGATGTCGCGCTTTACTTTGAACATTCATGTTCTTGTACTTTCATCATTCCAGTTAATGGTAACGGGAGCGGTATTGCTCTGTATTTCTTTTTCTTTTGAGACAATGCCTGAAACCGTTTCTTTGGAAGTGATAAAATGGCTCTTGCTCAGTATCTTAATCGCCACCAGTTTACGGTTTTTTTTACAGACTTATGGACTGAGCCTAACGCCGGTAAGCCATGCGGCCATCTTATTAAATTTAGAACCCGTTTGGACGGCTATCTTGGCGACTTTTTGGTTTAGTGAAGTGATGAAAATGAATCAAGTTTTAGGATGTAGTTTGATTTTCTTAGCGATGCTAGTCAGTCGATGGAGACAGCTCATTGTTTTTATAAAAAAATGA
- a CDS encoding CsgG/HfaB family protein translates to MPIRSQYFFKTSILCLITAATVITAGCSATQSHRSIESETVSSYNTNYKGLKTTLVVGNFQNRSSYMQGLFSSDTDKLGNQSKTILKTHLQQTNRFKVVDRENLEVLRKEAELNGVKQKLTGARYTITGDVTEFGRKVTGDKQLFGILGSGKTQVAYAKVSLNVVDVVNGEIAYSTQAAGEYELSNREIVGFGSTASYDATLNGKVLNYAITEAVNNMVRDLENGSWQVE, encoded by the coding sequence ATGCCAATACGTTCACAGTATTTCTTCAAAACATCTATTTTATGCTTAATTACGGCAGCGACTGTTATAACGGCTGGTTGTTCGGCAACACAATCTCACCGATCGATAGAGTCGGAAACTGTGAGTAGTTATAATACTAATTATAAAGGCCTTAAGACGACATTGGTTGTCGGTAATTTTCAGAATAGGTCGTCTTATATGCAGGGTTTATTTTCATCTGACACGGACAAGTTAGGCAATCAGTCCAAAACCATACTAAAAACACATTTACAGCAAACCAACCGATTCAAAGTGGTAGATAGAGAGAATCTTGAAGTACTTCGAAAAGAAGCTGAACTGAATGGCGTTAAGCAAAAACTGACCGGTGCTCGTTATACTATCACGGGTGACGTTACTGAGTTTGGGCGAAAAGTAACGGGTGATAAGCAACTATTTGGTATTTTAGGGTCAGGAAAAACTCAGGTGGCTTACGCTAAAGTCAGCCTTAATGTTGTGGATGTTGTGAATGGCGAAATTGCGTATTCAACTCAAGCGGCGGGTGAATACGAATTAAGTAATCGTGAAATCGTTGGTTTTGGTTCTACGGCAAGTTATGACGCGACATTGAATGGTAAAGTATTAAACTATGCGATTACCGAAGCTGTTAATAATATGGTGCGTGATTTAGAGAATGGATCATGGCAAGTAGAGTAA
- a CDS encoding DUF4810 domain-containing protein has translation MILFLKSSVRGRLIIFGLTLFIAGCSNKQSTFYWGSYEDLIYAMYIEPGNADSTTQISMLVTDIQKAESKGLRIAPGIHAHLGYMYALEGNMAQSKAEFMTEKALFPESSVLIDGMMSRLAGAKK, from the coding sequence ATGATTTTGTTTTTAAAGTCTAGCGTTAGAGGTAGGCTCATTATTTTTGGATTGACTTTATTTATCGCAGGTTGTTCAAATAAGCAAAGTACCTTTTATTGGGGGAGTTACGAAGATTTGATTTACGCCATGTATATTGAGCCTGGAAATGCCGATTCCACAACGCAGATCTCAATGCTGGTTACCGATATCCAAAAAGCGGAGTCAAAGGGGCTAAGAATTGCACCAGGCATACATGCTCATTTAGGGTACATGTATGCCTTAGAAGGAAATATGGCTCAATCAAAAGCAGAGTTTATGACTGAAAAAGCATTATTTCCAGAATCATCGGTACTCATAGATGGCATGATGAGTCGACTGGCGGGAGCGAAAAAATGA
- a CDS encoding DUF799 domain-containing protein: MSLLTRFVFLVIILPVMLVITGCATSPTPYDYDALIAAKPRSIVVIPPKNNAIEVNAPYVYLSTISRPLGEKGYYVYPVAVIDIFMKENGLPTPEEMNLVSLDKIYQHIGADAVLYTEIIDWGQKYTILSSNTVVHVSMRLVDARTGVKLWSARASAVRSSDSGNSGLVGALVTAVASQIVNSISDQTPEVARMANNQAIYDSRSGLLNGPYAKPDEQQ, from the coding sequence ATGAGCCTATTAACGCGATTTGTATTTTTAGTCATAATACTGCCTGTGATGCTCGTTATCACAGGGTGCGCCACATCACCAACACCCTACGATTATGATGCATTGATAGCCGCAAAACCACGTTCAATTGTGGTTATTCCACCTAAAAACAATGCCATTGAAGTGAATGCGCCTTATGTTTATCTGTCGACCATTTCTCGTCCACTGGGTGAAAAGGGGTATTATGTTTATCCGGTCGCTGTGATCGATATTTTCATGAAAGAAAATGGGTTACCAACACCGGAAGAGATGAACCTTGTTTCTTTAGATAAAATTTATCAGCATATTGGTGCCGATGCGGTGTTATATACAGAAATTATTGACTGGGGGCAAAAATACACTATTTTGTCTTCAAATACTGTTGTGCACGTTTCTATGAGGTTAGTTGATGCTCGTACAGGTGTTAAGTTGTGGAGTGCAAGGGCTTCTGCGGTGAGAAGTTCTGATTCTGGTAACAGTGGTCTAGTTGGAGCATTAGTCACCGCCGTTGCATCTCAGATTGTTAACTCTATTTCTGACCAAACCCCTGAAGTGGCCCGAATGGCGAATAATCAGGCTATTTATGATTCCCGCTCTGGCTTGTTAAATGGACCATACGCAAAACCCGACGAACAACAGTAA
- a CDS encoding MipA/OmpV family protein, with translation MEWSNNNRVSIGASTAVILGALMSTSSLAADFSATVGGIVMGQENYIIGEDSEVELLPYVSLEYGMLTLDEDGLALTFEIDGKSAVSAGLSQRSSVFERKDNKVLKHFDKRDTATELTVNWIKSFDEGDVSFAVAGDVSNTHDGYEVMLGLSKQIPSFGGLVIPSVELSLQSEALVDYYYGVKDSEATSSIASYKAKESLSAGLSVAYKYRFSESWSAFSHVGWTYLGSGISDSPIVKKDNVWLAVIGGMYTF, from the coding sequence ATGGAATGGTCAAACAATAACCGTGTTTCGATTGGTGCTTCTACCGCGGTGATTCTGGGTGCATTGATGTCGACCTCATCTTTAGCCGCTGATTTTTCGGCAACCGTTGGCGGTATTGTAATGGGGCAAGAGAATTATATTATAGGTGAGGACAGTGAAGTAGAGCTCTTACCTTATGTCTCTTTAGAATACGGCATGCTTACTTTAGATGAGGATGGATTAGCATTAACCTTTGAAATAGATGGTAAAAGTGCAGTGAGTGCGGGCCTTAGTCAGAGATCATCGGTTTTTGAGCGTAAAGACAATAAGGTATTAAAACATTTTGATAAAAGAGATACCGCAACAGAGTTAACCGTAAATTGGATAAAATCATTTGATGAGGGCGACGTTTCTTTTGCCGTGGCTGGAGATGTATCAAATACCCATGATGGTTATGAAGTTATGCTCGGACTCTCGAAACAAATTCCATCATTTGGTGGTCTTGTTATTCCAAGTGTGGAGTTAAGTTTACAATCTGAAGCGTTGGTCGATTACTATTATGGTGTGAAAGATAGCGAAGCCACATCGAGTATTGCCTCATATAAAGCCAAAGAAAGTCTTTCAGCAGGCCTGTCAGTCGCTTATAAGTATCGTTTTTCAGAGAGTTGGAGCGCTTTCTCTCATGTTGGCTGGACTTATTTAGGATCAGGTATATCCGATAGTCCTATCGTTAAAAAAGACAATGTGTGGCTTGCCGTCATCGGTGGTATGTATACATTTTAA
- a CDS encoding sensor histidine kinase, which produces MEKKSRIFDKKGFVKDTLQTVLICYVIAMVLWWSDGGEFWLSFQVSLVFGLSCLLCISCGFYFLKHYLHTAIIALIGSLIGALIGVIHLIYRIYGDISHILNVPFSDMVLRILFSFLITYIFYSTHRLNEKDKELQAQKLKTLMQEKQLTESNYKMLQSQMEPHFLFNTLANIRVLIDIEPESAKKMTDNLTDLLRASMTKAQKQIIFLKDELEIARAYLDIQKVRMGDRLAYTLTIDDRLKDEKCPPFVIQPLVENAVLHGLEPSVEGGKLSIRVLRDQTHIIVSIQNSSGEVLNTALAGSTSGPLDQESKGNGIAMNNIRQRMALLYGDEASLTLEKKVDKDKKELTSDVYLKWPLQIERSELI; this is translated from the coding sequence ATGGAAAAGAAATCGCGCATTTTTGATAAAAAGGGCTTTGTTAAAGATACATTGCAAACCGTCCTAATTTGCTATGTTATTGCTATGGTTCTTTGGTGGAGTGATGGAGGGGAGTTTTGGCTCTCTTTTCAAGTGTCGTTGGTATTTGGTCTCTCCTGTTTACTTTGCATTAGTTGCGGTTTTTATTTCCTAAAGCATTACTTGCATACGGCGATTATTGCATTGATCGGAAGTTTAATTGGTGCTTTGATTGGCGTCATTCATCTTATTTATCGTATTTACGGTGATATCAGTCATATTCTAAATGTACCGTTTTCGGATATGGTATTAAGAATTCTATTTAGTTTTTTAATTACTTATATTTTCTATAGTACTCATCGCCTTAATGAAAAAGATAAAGAGCTGCAGGCCCAGAAACTGAAAACGCTTATGCAAGAAAAGCAATTAACTGAATCCAATTATAAGATGTTACAGTCTCAAATGGAGCCGCATTTCCTATTTAATACATTAGCCAATATACGAGTTTTAATCGATATCGAGCCAGAATCTGCGAAAAAAATGACGGATAACTTAACGGATCTATTACGTGCTTCTATGACAAAAGCGCAGAAGCAAATAATATTCTTGAAAGATGAACTGGAAATTGCGAGAGCTTATCTCGATATTCAAAAAGTCAGAATGGGTGATAGGTTAGCCTACACATTGACGATTGATGATAGGCTTAAAGATGAAAAATGCCCCCCGTTTGTTATTCAGCCATTGGTTGAGAATGCCGTTTTACATGGCTTAGAGCCCAGTGTTGAAGGAGGAAAACTCAGCATTAGAGTGTTAAGAGACCAGACTCATATTATTGTATCAATACAAAATTCATCTGGTGAAGTACTAAATACAGCGTTGGCAGGGAGTACTTCTGGCCCTCTAGATCAAGAGTCGAAAGGAAATGGAATTGCTATGAATAATATACGGCAAAGAATGGCGTTGCTTTATGGTGATGAAGCCAGTTTGACTTTAGAAAAAAAAGTGGACAAGGACAAAAAAGAATTAACGAGCGACGTGTATTTAAAATGGCCGTTACAAATTGAAAGAAGTGAGTTGATATGA
- a CDS encoding LytR/AlgR family response regulator transcription factor — translation MNVLVVDDEPLLRFHMQKMLNELWEEVDHIVTANSGAEALKLMQKIDIHTIFMDIKMPGMSGLDAAKEIRRLGYKGNLVFVTAYDEHAIEAFEQEAVDYLLKPVGESRLNSCIERLMKQDKTLIKYELDADQINRWLPSDQSSAQYLSWINVSIGDRILVINVDDVFCFISEDKYTTVVTKEGDYLIKKSIKQLISELHPDRFWRIHRAVIVQVAKISQVMKDEQGRYSLSLKEMHKVLPVSRNNTYLFKQM, via the coding sequence ATGAATGTTTTAGTTGTTGATGACGAGCCTTTGCTGCGCTTTCATATGCAAAAAATGCTCAATGAACTATGGGAAGAGGTTGATCACATTGTCACAGCAAACTCTGGTGCAGAAGCTTTAAAGTTAATGCAAAAAATTGATATCCATACTATTTTTATGGATATCAAAATGCCAGGAATGAGTGGTCTAGATGCGGCTAAAGAAATACGGCGCCTAGGCTATAAAGGAAATCTAGTGTTTGTAACAGCCTATGATGAGCATGCTATTGAAGCCTTTGAACAAGAAGCTGTTGATTATCTCTTGAAGCCAGTAGGAGAGTCACGTTTAAACTCGTGTATAGAGCGATTAATGAAACAGGATAAAACACTCATAAAATATGAACTGGATGCTGATCAGATAAATCGCTGGTTACCGAGTGATCAATCTAGCGCGCAATACTTATCTTGGATTAACGTATCGATTGGCGATCGAATATTGGTTATCAATGTAGACGATGTATTCTGTTTTATCTCTGAAGATAAATACACCACAGTGGTGACAAAAGAGGGCGATTACTTAATTAAAAAATCCATCAAACAGCTTATAAGTGAACTTCACCCAGATCGTTTCTGGCGTATACATCGTGCCGTCATTGTTCAAGTAGCGAAAATTAGTCAAGTTATGAAGGATGAACAAGGTCGATACTCACTGAGTCTAAAGGAAATGCACAAGGTGCTTCCTGTAAGTCGAAACAATACCTATCTATTTAAGCAAATGTAG
- the rsgA gene encoding GTPase RsgA — MSDLKKFTATQLGWSTFFNQQLSLEEMESCFPARVTNIVLNKIECLCEQGDVSLSIESEMDGLVAGDWLLLTEKNRFYRALERSTELHSPSSLHKTLVANLDTLFVVSSMNDGFDLAYIQESVALAKKSHIEVVVILTHKDQCEDYYVYLDQVQAIRNDLVIEAINSREESSANRLLDWCGKGQMVALIGKENSGKSRIVKTLLSVTQTPDENRFGNKGAQESNQFYLLKEAGLIFESAAIKVLCQTQTREDQIQDTLLEVKRLAKECRFANCKHTVEPGCSIQSAIKLGLLDESLLRAIQSDDKDVDSDAEKRALDKKSDKLSKTLHSISRKNKKEIE; from the coding sequence ATGTCAGATTTGAAAAAATTCACAGCCACCCAATTAGGTTGGAGTACTTTCTTTAACCAACAACTGTCTCTTGAAGAAATGGAGTCCTGTTTTCCAGCAAGAGTGACCAATATTGTTTTGAATAAGATTGAGTGTTTGTGCGAACAAGGTGATGTTTCATTATCTATTGAAAGTGAAATGGATGGGTTGGTTGCTGGTGATTGGTTGCTACTTACTGAAAAAAATCGCTTTTATCGAGCTTTAGAGCGTTCAACTGAGCTGCATTCACCGTCTTCTTTGCATAAAACGCTTGTTGCAAATTTGGACACATTATTTGTTGTTTCCTCAATGAATGATGGCTTTGACTTAGCCTATATTCAAGAAAGTGTGGCATTGGCGAAAAAGTCTCATATTGAGGTGGTTGTTATTTTGACTCATAAAGATCAATGTGAAGATTATTATGTTTATTTAGATCAAGTCCAAGCCATTCGTAATGATCTTGTTATTGAAGCCATAAATTCACGTGAAGAAAGCAGCGCTAACCGTTTACTTGATTGGTGTGGCAAAGGCCAAATGGTGGCTTTAATAGGGAAAGAAAACTCAGGGAAAAGTCGTATTGTAAAAACCTTACTCTCGGTGACTCAGACACCAGATGAAAACCGTTTTGGTAATAAAGGCGCGCAGGAATCGAATCAATTTTATTTACTAAAAGAGGCCGGCCTGATTTTTGAGTCGGCGGCCATAAAAGTTTTATGTCAGACTCAAACACGAGAAGATCAAATTCAAGACACCTTATTAGAAGTTAAGCGTCTAGCGAAAGAGTGCCGCTTTGCCAATTGTAAACACACTGTTGAACCGGGTTGTTCGATACAAAGTGCGATCAAACTTGGTCTATTGGATGAATCACTATTAAGAGCCATTCAGTCCGATGATAAGGACGTTGACTCGGATGCAGAGAAAAGAGCATTGGACAAAAAGTCCGATAAATTATCGAAAACTTTGCATTCTATTTCACGGAAAAATAAAAAAGAAATAGAATAA
- a CDS encoding DUF1289 domain-containing protein: MKSKQKIKSPCVNMCNLDENDVCLGCYRSAKEITIWGRSSHDEKREIMAKVREREKNSPFYSE; this comes from the coding sequence ATGAAGAGTAAACAGAAGATAAAATCTCCCTGTGTCAATATGTGTAATTTAGATGAGAATGATGTGTGTCTTGGTTGTTATCGTTCTGCGAAAGAGATTACGATTTGGGGGCGAAGCAGCCATGACGAGAAAAGAGAAATTATGGCCAAGGTGAGAGAAAGGGAAAAAAACAGCCCTTTTTATAGTGAGTAA
- the thiC gene encoding phosphomethylpyrimidine synthase ThiC, translated as MSSNNELVNTANELIKKPSKQSREASRQAAKQFIESLQATPFPSSERIYVEGSNPSIRVPMRQINLSDTPIGSDPKSLTYEPNEPIYVYDCSGAYADPDANIDVHKGLPRLRENWIKDRNDTEHLAQLSSEFSKERLANAALDELRFKDLPTRSRASEGKNVTQMHYARQGIITPEMEFIAIRENQNLAAIKSELLRRQHAGKNFGANIQQYITPEFVRDEVARGRAIIPNNINHPESEPMIIGRNFLVKVNANIGNSAVTSSIEEEVEKLVWSTRWGADTVMDLSTGKNIHETREWILRNSPVPIGTVPIYQALEKVDGVAEDLNWEVFRDTLLEQAEQGVDYFTIHAGVLLRFVPMTAKRLTGIVSRGGSIMAKWCLSHHEENFTYTRFREICEICAQYDVALSLGDGLRPGSIMDANDEAQMSELRTLGELTKIAWEYDVQVMIEGPGHVPMQLIEENMTEQLKSCHEAPFYTLGPLTQDIAPAYDHITSGIGAAQIGWYGCAMLCYVTPKEHLGLPNKEDVKEGLITYKIAAHAADLAKGHPGAQVRDNALSKARFEFRWEDQFNLSLDPIRARAYHDETIPQASGKVAHFCSMCGPKFCSMKITQEVRDYADGLEAAKLERIDATDITHVDAQTGMQKMSEQFKELGSDVYLTTDVLEEKGTLLKHKAKEALLSGEEG; from the coding sequence ATGTCATCAAATAACGAATTAGTTAATACAGCAAACGAGTTAATCAAAAAACCAAGTAAGCAAAGTCGTGAAGCTTCACGCCAAGCCGCTAAACAGTTCATAGAATCTTTACAAGCCACGCCTTTCCCATCTTCTGAACGAATTTATGTTGAAGGTTCAAACCCTTCCATTCGCGTTCCAATGCGACAAATTAATTTGTCGGATACGCCAATTGGTTCTGATCCTAAGTCGTTAACATATGAACCGAATGAGCCTATTTATGTGTATGATTGCTCTGGGGCATATGCGGATCCTGATGCTAACATCGATGTCCATAAAGGATTACCAAGACTGAGAGAAAATTGGATCAAAGATCGAAACGATACTGAGCACTTAGCACAATTATCTTCTGAATTCTCTAAAGAAAGGTTGGCAAATGCGGCTTTAGATGAACTGCGTTTTAAAGATTTGCCGACTCGTTCTCGGGCGAGCGAGGGTAAAAACGTCACGCAGATGCATTACGCACGTCAAGGTATTATCACTCCAGAAATGGAGTTTATTGCCATTCGAGAAAATCAGAACCTGGCGGCCATTAAGAGTGAATTACTGCGACGTCAACATGCAGGAAAAAATTTTGGCGCTAATATTCAGCAATACATAACCCCTGAGTTTGTAAGAGATGAAGTGGCGCGTGGTCGAGCGATTATCCCGAACAACATCAACCACCCTGAATCTGAACCTATGATCATTGGGCGCAACTTTCTGGTGAAAGTGAATGCCAACATCGGTAACTCGGCGGTCACTTCATCGATTGAAGAAGAAGTTGAAAAACTGGTTTGGTCTACCCGCTGGGGTGCCGATACAGTAATGGATTTATCAACAGGTAAGAATATCCATGAAACTCGTGAATGGATATTGCGTAACTCCCCCGTTCCTATTGGAACCGTTCCAATTTACCAAGCGTTAGAAAAGGTCGATGGTGTAGCCGAAGACCTGAATTGGGAAGTATTTCGAGATACTTTGTTAGAGCAGGCCGAGCAAGGAGTGGACTACTTTACTATTCATGCTGGTGTTTTGCTTAGGTTCGTACCCATGACGGCCAAGCGCTTAACGGGAATTGTCTCTCGCGGTGGCTCTATTATGGCGAAATGGTGCCTTTCCCATCATGAAGAGAACTTTACTTACACTCGTTTTCGTGAAATTTGTGAGATTTGCGCTCAATACGATGTGGCCTTATCTCTTGGTGACGGTTTGCGTCCAGGTTCTATTATGGATGCCAATGATGAAGCGCAAATGTCTGAATTACGCACCTTAGGGGAGCTAACAAAAATAGCGTGGGAATACGACGTTCAAGTGATGATTGAAGGTCCTGGACATGTTCCAATGCAGCTGATAGAAGAGAATATGACAGAGCAATTGAAATCCTGTCACGAAGCGCCTTTTTATACTTTAGGGCCATTAACGCAAGATATTGCACCAGCTTACGATCACATCACTTCCGGCATTGGTGCCGCTCAAATTGGTTGGTATGGTTGCGCCATGTTGTGCTATGTCACACCAAAAGAGCATTTGGGTTTACCGAATAAAGAAGATGTTAAAGAAGGTCTAATCACCTATAAGATCGCCGCTCATGCGGCGGATTTAGCTAAAGGTCATCCAGGCGCTCAAGTACGAGATAATGCTCTTTCTAAAGCGCGTTTTGAATTTCGTTGGGAAGATCAATTTAATTTATCTTTAGATCCAATTCGCGCACGAGCTTATCACGATGAAACGATTCCACAAGCTTCTGGTAAAGTGGCTCACTTCTGTTCAATGTGCGGTCCCAAGTTTTGCTCTATGAAGATCACCCAAGAAGTCCGAGATTACGCGGATGGACTCGAAGCGGCCAAATTAGAACGAATTGATGCGACGGATATTACCCATGTTGACGCACAGACTGGCATGCAAAAAATGTCGGAACAGTTCAAAGAACTAGGGAGTGATGTGTATTTAACAACGGATGTATTGGAGGAAAAAGGGACATTACTCAAGCACAAGGCTAAAGAGGCCTTATTAAGCGGAGAGGAGGGTTAA